The Buttiauxella selenatireducens genome has a window encoding:
- the otsB gene encoding trehalose-phosphatase, with translation MADVSSVPPLLSGNLAFFFDLDGTLAEIKPHPDQVTIPAAVRTLLQKISIMSDGALALISGRSMAELDKLATPFHFPLAGVHGAERRDINDKTHVVTLPEPVVSALQQQLTEALLQFPGADLEAKGMAFALHYRHAPEAADAILQLAQSMTLRYPELALQPGKCVVELKPLGIDKGAAIRAFMQEAPFAGRTPVFIGDDLTDEAGFKQVNALGGLTIKVGSGETIAHYRLANVRMVYHWLGKLTHHIEQQKSAISRGEDYESLSGSL, from the coding sequence GTGGCTGATGTATCTTCTGTACCACCTCTACTTTCAGGAAACCTTGCCTTTTTCTTTGACCTCGATGGCACGCTTGCAGAAATCAAACCGCACCCGGATCAAGTCACTATTCCGGCCGCAGTGCGTACGTTGCTGCAAAAAATCTCCATTATGAGCGATGGGGCACTGGCATTGATTTCAGGGCGCTCAATGGCTGAGCTCGATAAACTCGCGACGCCATTTCACTTCCCGCTTGCGGGAGTGCATGGCGCTGAGCGCCGTGACATCAATGATAAAACCCACGTTGTGACTCTACCTGAGCCTGTTGTATCTGCACTCCAGCAACAATTAACTGAAGCGCTATTGCAGTTCCCGGGGGCGGATTTAGAAGCCAAGGGCATGGCCTTTGCGCTCCATTATCGCCATGCACCCGAGGCGGCAGACGCAATCTTACAATTGGCACAGTCGATGACGCTGCGCTATCCCGAACTGGCGTTGCAGCCGGGGAAATGTGTTGTGGAGTTGAAACCGTTGGGAATTGATAAAGGTGCCGCGATCCGCGCCTTTATGCAGGAAGCGCCCTTTGCGGGTAGAACTCCTGTCTTCATAGGAGACGACCTCACGGATGAGGCGGGATTTAAACAGGTCAATGCGCTGGGAGGATTGACCATAAAAGTCGGTAGTGGTGAGACCATTGCCCATTATCGACTGGCCAATGTTCGCATGGTTTATCACTGGCTTGGAAAATTAACGCATCACATAGAACAACAAAAGTCAGCCATTTCACGGGGAGAAGATTATGAGTCGCTTAGTGGTAGTCTCTAA
- a CDS encoding glycoside hydrolase family 88 protein, with amino-acid sequence MTHINVTEKVVTEALRPIELHQVDRLALNRKLDAALQSVTKKLDKNIVAFGDKFPNENCEGGKWQPSDNVEWTTSFWTGQLWLAWEMTGDDKYRQAAERYLPSYAERIENRIDTATHDLGFLYTLSCVNAWRLTGNEEARQTALHAADVLMERYNSVAKIIQAWGDLNDPEQQGRMIIDCNMNLPLLYWASQQTGDARYAEAATAHSQQAAKYIVRPDASTFHTFYMDVNTGEPRFGNTHQGFSDSSCWSRGQAWGIYGFMLSYLYTGDKSMVELSRKLAHYFINRLPEDDVCHWDLALLGTDAVRDSSAAAITACGLLELIKALPVQDEHRAHYEEMALRIIESLTDNYLARDDEACEGLLKHSVYHMASGKGVDECCSWGDYFYLEALTRVRQVWNLYW; translated from the coding sequence ATGACCCATATTAATGTCACTGAAAAAGTCGTGACCGAGGCACTGCGCCCGATTGAATTGCACCAGGTTGACCGTCTGGCATTGAATCGCAAACTGGATGCTGCTTTACAGAGCGTCACCAAAAAACTGGATAAAAATATCGTCGCATTCGGTGACAAATTCCCGAATGAAAACTGTGAAGGCGGAAAATGGCAGCCTTCCGATAACGTTGAGTGGACCACCAGTTTTTGGACTGGCCAGCTGTGGCTTGCCTGGGAGATGACCGGGGATGATAAATACCGTCAGGCTGCCGAACGTTATCTGCCTTCGTATGCTGAACGCATCGAAAACCGTATCGATACCGCGACCCATGACCTGGGCTTCCTGTATACGCTGTCTTGCGTTAATGCCTGGCGCTTAACCGGCAATGAAGAAGCTCGTCAAACGGCGCTGCATGCGGCTGACGTATTAATGGAGCGTTACAATTCGGTGGCCAAAATCATTCAGGCGTGGGGTGATTTGAATGATCCAGAACAACAGGGCCGGATGATTATTGACTGTAATATGAACCTCCCGCTGCTTTATTGGGCAAGCCAGCAAACCGGTGATGCGCGTTATGCGGAAGCGGCAACGGCGCACTCACAGCAGGCTGCGAAGTATATCGTCCGTCCGGATGCGTCCACCTTCCACACCTTCTATATGGATGTGAATACCGGCGAACCACGCTTTGGCAATACACACCAGGGTTTCAGTGACAGCTCGTGCTGGTCGCGTGGGCAGGCGTGGGGCATTTATGGCTTCATGCTGAGCTACCTGTATACCGGCGACAAGAGCATGGTGGAGTTGAGCCGTAAGCTTGCCCACTACTTCATCAACCGTTTGCCAGAAGATGATGTTTGTCACTGGGATCTGGCGTTGCTGGGGACCGACGCGGTTCGCGATAGCTCTGCTGCGGCGATTACGGCGTGTGGTTTGCTTGAGCTGATTAAAGCGTTGCCAGTGCAAGACGAGCATCGCGCCCATTACGAAGAGATGGCGCTGCGTATCATCGAGTCACTGACCGATAACTATCTGGCGCGTGACGACGAAGCGTGTGAGGGGCTGCTGAAACACTCGGTTTATCACATGGCTAGCGGCAAAGGCGTTGATGAATGCTGTAGCTGGGGAGACTATTTCTACCTTGAAGCACTGACACGCGTGCGCCAGGTATGGAATCTTTACTGGTAA
- the araH gene encoding L-arabinose ABC transporter permease AraH, protein MSALTPSSTNTSSGDNKKKSSLSLGRIWDNYGMLVVFAVLFIACAIFVPNFSSFVNMKGLGLAISMSGMVACGMLFCLASGDFDLSVASVIACAGVTTAVVINMTESLWIGVAAGLLLGVLSGLVNGFVIARLKINALITTLATMQIVRGLAYIISDGKAVGIEDERFFTLGYANWLGLPAPIWLTVGCLIIFGFLLNKTTFGRNTLAIGGNEEAARLAGVPVVRTKIIIFILSGLVSAAAGIILASRMTSGQPMTSIGYELIVISACVLGGVSLKGGIGKISYVIAGILILGTVENAMNLLNISPFSQYVVRGLILLAAVIFDRYKQKAKRSV, encoded by the coding sequence ATGTCTGCATTAACGCCATCATCAACAAATACATCATCGGGCGACAACAAGAAAAAGTCGTCTCTGAGTCTCGGTCGCATTTGGGACAACTACGGCATGCTGGTGGTGTTTGCGGTGCTGTTTATCGCCTGCGCCATTTTCGTGCCCAATTTCTCTTCTTTCGTGAATATGAAGGGCTTGGGGCTGGCCATTTCAATGTCGGGCATGGTGGCCTGTGGCATGTTGTTCTGCCTGGCATCAGGTGATTTCGACTTGTCAGTCGCCTCCGTGATTGCCTGTGCTGGGGTCACCACGGCGGTGGTTATCAATATGACCGAAAGCCTGTGGATTGGCGTGGCGGCAGGATTGTTGTTGGGTGTGTTAAGTGGCCTGGTCAACGGTTTTGTTATCGCCAGGCTTAAAATCAACGCGCTGATTACCACACTCGCCACCATGCAGATTGTCCGCGGCCTGGCATACATTATTTCGGACGGTAAAGCGGTCGGCATCGAAGATGAGCGTTTCTTTACGCTGGGCTATGCCAACTGGTTGGGTCTGCCTGCGCCAATCTGGTTGACGGTGGGCTGCCTGATTATTTTTGGTTTCTTGCTCAATAAAACCACCTTTGGCCGCAATACGCTGGCGATTGGCGGCAATGAGGAGGCAGCTCGTCTGGCGGGTGTGCCGGTGGTGCGTACCAAAATCATCATCTTTATTCTCTCCGGGTTGGTGTCGGCCGCAGCGGGGATAATCCTTGCTTCGCGGATGACCAGCGGCCAGCCGATGACCTCGATCGGCTACGAGTTGATTGTGATTTCAGCCTGTGTGTTGGGGGGCGTATCGCTGAAAGGGGGGATCGGTAAGATTTCCTACGTGATTGCCGGTATTTTGATTCTCGGCACCGTAGAAAATGCCATGAATTTGCTGAACATTTCGCCTTTCTCGCAATATGTGGTGCGTGGGTTGATTCTGCTGGCGGCGGTTATTTTTGACCGTTACAAACAGAAAGCGAAACGGAGTGTATAG
- the araG gene encoding L-arabinose ABC transporter ATP-binding protein AraG, which translates to MQQHTPYLSFRGIGKTFPGVKALQDISFDCYAGQVHALMGENGAGKSTLLKILSGNYAPSEGSIVLRGEEVTFADTPAALNAGVAIIYQELHLIPEMSVAENIYLGQLPHKAGFVNRSLLNYEAKLQLEHLGLDIDPTTPLKYLSIGQWQMVEIAKALARNAKVIAFDEPTSSLSRREIDNLFRVIRELRAEGRVILYVSHRMEEIFALSDAITVFKDGRYVRTFDDMEQVNHDSLVQAMVGRDLGDIYGWKPREHGAERLRLVDVKAPGVRTPISLTVRRGEIVGLFGLVGAGRSELMKGMFGGTRITDGSVQIDGEVININKPADAIRAGMMLCPEDRKADGIIPVHSVRDNINISARRKHISAGCLINNRWEADNAASHIRSLNIKTPSAEQLIMNLSGGNQQKAILGRWLSEEMKVILLDEPTRGIDVGAKHEIYNVIYALAEQGVAVLFASSDLPEVLGLADRIIVMREGEIAGELHHGEANEQQALSLAMPKTSASAA; encoded by the coding sequence ATGCAACAGCACACTCCGTATCTCTCTTTTCGTGGTATAGGCAAAACCTTCCCCGGCGTGAAAGCTTTACAGGACATCAGTTTCGACTGCTATGCCGGGCAAGTTCACGCTCTGATGGGGGAGAATGGCGCAGGAAAATCAACGCTTCTGAAGATCCTCAGCGGGAACTACGCGCCGAGTGAAGGCAGCATCGTCCTGCGTGGCGAAGAGGTCACTTTTGCCGATACGCCCGCCGCACTCAATGCTGGCGTGGCGATTATTTATCAGGAACTCCACCTGATACCGGAAATGTCGGTCGCCGAAAATATTTACCTCGGGCAACTGCCGCATAAAGCCGGTTTTGTGAACCGTTCGCTATTGAATTACGAAGCGAAATTGCAGCTTGAGCATCTTGGGCTGGATATTGACCCGACCACACCGCTCAAATATTTGTCCATCGGCCAGTGGCAGATGGTGGAAATCGCCAAGGCACTGGCGCGCAATGCAAAAGTGATCGCCTTCGATGAGCCGACCAGTTCTCTGTCGCGCCGTGAAATCGACAACTTGTTCCGCGTGATTCGTGAATTGCGTGCCGAAGGCCGTGTCATTCTCTACGTTTCGCATCGTATGGAAGAAATTTTCGCCCTCAGCGACGCGATTACCGTGTTCAAAGATGGGCGTTACGTACGCACGTTTGATGATATGGAGCAGGTCAATCATGACTCGCTGGTGCAGGCGATGGTCGGGCGCGATCTGGGTGATATTTACGGCTGGAAACCGCGTGAGCATGGCGCTGAGCGCTTGCGACTTGTGGACGTAAAAGCCCCTGGTGTACGCACTCCCATTTCGCTTACGGTCCGCCGTGGTGAAATCGTTGGGTTGTTTGGTCTGGTGGGCGCTGGGCGAAGTGAATTAATGAAGGGGATGTTTGGCGGCACGCGCATCACTGACGGCAGCGTGCAGATTGATGGCGAGGTGATAAACATCAACAAACCCGCCGACGCGATTCGTGCTGGCATGATGCTGTGCCCGGAAGACCGTAAAGCGGATGGCATCATTCCGGTGCACTCGGTGCGCGACAATATCAACATCAGTGCGCGGCGCAAGCATATCAGTGCAGGTTGCCTGATTAATAACCGCTGGGAAGCGGATAACGCGGCGTCACACATTCGTTCCCTGAATATCAAAACCCCTTCAGCGGAACAACTGATCATGAATCTTTCCGGCGGTAACCAGCAAAAAGCGATTTTAGGACGCTGGCTGTCAGAGGAGATGAAAGTGATTTTGCTTGATGAGCCTACACGCGGCATCGACGTTGGTGCTAAACACGAAATCTATAACGTCATTTATGCCCTGGCTGAACAAGGTGTAGCAGTGCTGTTTGCATCAAGCGATTTGCCTGAAGTGTTAGGACTTGCCGATCGCATCATTGTGATGCGCGAAGGGGAAATAGCCGGTGAATTGCACCATGGCGAAGCCAATGAACAGCAAGCACTGAGTCTCGCGATGCCTAAAACCAGCGCATCTGCTGCATGA
- a CDS encoding DJ-1 family glyoxalase III, with protein sequence MKTVAVLLAPGFEEGEAIVTIDILRRLKIEVRTLSCVDTRAVVSYHDIPMVADAALSECFDETFDAVVLPGGPAGSVFLAGSESVIAFVRRHDELGKFICPICSAAARVLGGNGLLKGRRYVCSGDLWQQVTDGEYVDADVVEDGNLISGRGLGKVFDFALTVAARLEGDEAPARDHADHIYYPW encoded by the coding sequence ATGAAAACCGTTGCAGTCCTGTTGGCCCCTGGTTTTGAAGAAGGGGAAGCCATTGTCACTATTGATATTTTACGTCGCCTGAAAATTGAAGTGCGCACACTGTCATGCGTGGATACCCGTGCAGTGGTCAGTTACCATGACATTCCGATGGTTGCGGATGCCGCCTTAAGTGAATGTTTTGATGAAACCTTTGATGCGGTGGTATTGCCAGGCGGCCCGGCAGGCAGCGTCTTTTTGGCGGGCAGTGAGAGTGTGATTGCCTTCGTGCGCCGTCATGACGAACTGGGCAAATTCATCTGCCCAATTTGTTCCGCAGCGGCGCGCGTACTGGGCGGTAATGGTTTGCTGAAAGGCCGCCGTTATGTCTGTTCCGGTGATTTATGGCAGCAGGTCACCGACGGGGAATATGTCGACGCCGACGTGGTTGAAGACGGTAACCTGATTAGCGGCAGAGGACTGGGTAAAGTATTTGATTTTGCCCTGACCGTGGCAGCTCGACTGGAAGGTGATGAAGCCCCAGCACGTGACCACGCGGATCATATTTATTATCCTTGGTAA
- a CDS encoding DUF2264 domain-containing protein: protein MQPKNITLNNRLESRGDLQKLVNELLNAVSPFFKKDASRVDLANFTAHYGQQIANMETFSRLLWGVTPLLAGGHEPEHFSFYIQAIKNGTNPEHADYWGEVDPCDQRIVEMAAYGLLLAVAHKPLLAHFNEQEKQHLWQWLKQSENQAIPDNNWHFFPILVQVGFHHCDMPTNADALETHFAAMERYYLGDGWYSDGPGRPRDYYISMGFHFYGLIYAKLMADVDPERCKKLRERAALFATDFIHFFADDGSAIPFGRSMTYRFAQAAFWSAAAFAGLEVFEPGVVKGIVMRHLRWWLQQPMFDRDGVLSVGYSYPNLIMAEDYNAPGSPYWGLKIMLVMALGEEDAFWQAQELPLPPFDAHHSIPHAAQILVHQPNHLWMLTSGQLELNNFVNTEAKYCKFAYSTRYGFTIERGRYGLNHAAPDSMLLLSEKDDYWRGRRDCESVTTAEGMIYSRWQPWSDVTIDTWLLPLGDWQVRVHHLKTARELDAVEGGFSVPNRPLPQIQAAQAVCQVTTHDDISAVYCLSPQPRRGEQVVTPPNSNLLFAERAAIPLLRGELTVGTHILISAVWAGDASAFDPHSCPQAEIREGVVSVVMGSHEKHITLHKLP, encoded by the coding sequence TTGCAACCTAAAAACATCACACTAAACAATCGCCTGGAAAGCAGGGGCGATCTCCAAAAACTGGTCAATGAGTTATTGAATGCCGTTTCGCCATTCTTTAAAAAAGACGCCAGTCGGGTTGACCTTGCAAATTTCACAGCACATTACGGCCAGCAGATTGCCAATATGGAAACCTTCTCGCGTTTGCTGTGGGGTGTCACTCCATTACTGGCGGGTGGGCATGAGCCTGAGCATTTCTCTTTCTATATTCAGGCGATTAAAAACGGCACTAACCCGGAACACGCGGATTACTGGGGCGAAGTTGACCCTTGCGACCAGCGCATTGTGGAGATGGCCGCTTACGGCTTGTTGCTGGCGGTCGCTCATAAACCGCTGCTGGCGCACTTCAATGAACAAGAAAAGCAGCATCTTTGGCAGTGGTTAAAGCAAAGTGAAAACCAGGCGATTCCAGATAACAACTGGCATTTCTTCCCGATTCTGGTGCAGGTCGGTTTTCATCATTGCGACATGCCGACCAATGCCGATGCGCTGGAAACGCATTTTGCCGCGATGGAGCGCTATTACCTTGGCGATGGCTGGTATTCAGACGGTCCTGGGCGTCCGCGCGATTACTATATCTCGATGGGCTTCCATTTCTATGGGCTGATCTACGCCAAATTAATGGCAGATGTGGACCCTGAGCGCTGCAAAAAACTTCGTGAACGTGCGGCTCTGTTTGCCACCGATTTTATCCATTTCTTTGCTGACGATGGTTCCGCCATTCCCTTTGGCCGCAGCATGACCTATCGCTTCGCGCAGGCAGCATTCTGGAGTGCAGCCGCGTTTGCTGGGCTTGAAGTCTTCGAGCCGGGCGTGGTGAAGGGCATTGTGATGCGCCATTTGCGCTGGTGGCTGCAACAACCGATGTTCGACAGAGATGGGGTGCTGAGTGTCGGTTACAGCTATCCAAACCTGATCATGGCTGAAGATTACAATGCGCCAGGCTCTCCGTACTGGGGGCTTAAAATCATGTTGGTCATGGCGTTAGGCGAAGAAGATGCATTCTGGCAGGCGCAAGAATTGCCGCTGCCACCGTTTGATGCGCACCATAGCATTCCTCATGCTGCGCAAATTCTGGTTCATCAGCCTAACCATTTATGGATGCTGACATCCGGGCAGCTTGAGCTGAACAACTTCGTTAATACCGAAGCCAAATACTGCAAATTTGCCTACTCCACACGCTACGGTTTCACCATTGAACGTGGCCGTTACGGGCTTAATCATGCCGCGCCAGATTCGATGCTGCTGCTTTCGGAGAAAGACGATTACTGGCGTGGACGTCGCGATTGCGAGAGCGTCACCACCGCCGAGGGCATGATTTACAGCCGTTGGCAGCCGTGGAGTGATGTGACTATCGACACCTGGTTGTTGCCATTGGGCGACTGGCAAGTGCGCGTCCACCACCTCAAAACTGCGCGTGAACTGGATGCCGTCGAAGGCGGGTTTAGTGTGCCTAACCGTCCACTGCCACAGATCCAGGCAGCACAGGCGGTATGTCAGGTGACAACGCATGATGATATTAGCGCCGTTTATTGCTTAAGCCCGCAACCTCGTCGCGGCGAGCAGGTTGTGACACCACCAAACAGCAACCTGTTGTTTGCTGAACGGGCCGCTATTCCGTTGCTACGCGGTGAATTGACTGTCGGGACGCACATACTGATCAGCGCCGTTTGGGCGGGTGATGCGAGCGCGTTTGACCCACATTCATGCCCACAAGCCGAGATCCGCGAGGGTGTGGTCAGCGTGGTGATGGGCAGTCATGAAAAGCACATTACGTTACATAAATTGCCGTGA
- a CDS encoding Hcp family type VI secretion system effector, whose amino-acid sequence MANLTYLKLNGKNQGLISAGCSSLDSIGNRAQIAHLDQIMVYELNHRLTRIDNVNHQMLTIKKPIDKSSPLLGKAITDNETLTCEFSMYRVNQFGINELYYTIKLTEAHICDLHINTPHVINDNKGLPEETVSFVYESISWEHCTAGTSSYSLWMDRIF is encoded by the coding sequence ATGGCAAATTTAACTTACCTGAAATTAAATGGAAAGAATCAGGGATTGATCTCGGCAGGCTGTTCTTCACTTGATTCGATCGGCAATAGAGCACAGATTGCTCACCTGGATCAAATTATGGTATATGAATTAAATCATCGCTTAACACGTATCGATAACGTGAATCATCAAATGTTGACAATAAAAAAACCAATTGATAAATCCTCACCACTATTGGGTAAAGCAATCACCGACAACGAAACATTAACCTGCGAGTTTTCAATGTATAGGGTCAATCAATTTGGAATCAATGAGTTATATTATACTATTAAACTCACTGAAGCTCACATATGTGACTTACATATCAATACTCCCCATGTAATTAATGACAACAAAGGATTACCTGAGGAAACAGTATCCTTTGTGTATGAGTCAATAAGTTGGGAACATTGTACTGCGGGGACAAGTAGTTATAGTTTATGGATGGACCGTATATTTTAA
- a CDS encoding oligosaccharide MFS transporter: MNTSSLTRTAQIKMSSFIFLYFFTWSSSFGLYALWLSQKVGLDSITIGSVFAINGVFAVMMKPVYGYIMDKIGMSKWLLYGVCAVSALMAPFFTFVYQPLLLSHTMVGIFIGAIYLSLGWYAGVAASESYADRFSRLYGLEFGRIRMWGSLGWAMAASVSGLLFNYTPLANFLVSSTTSVLMLLVLVSLKIGDEQLRNNNIISSNKIVFTDVLMLMKNSKFWMFSLYVAGVAWMMFIAEQQFPRYFVSFFETKEQGNAWYGYLSTVQSGTEFVMMMFIPLLVNHYGAKKGLLFCGIVVGARLIASGLATDPLVISIIKPLYGIEISLLLISVFKYIAEHFDKKINATMYLLGYQAMLYVGSVVVAPPAGYLYDKIGFGNTYLIMGSCALVFTFISAFTLSRCQSKRDESSFLKPALNSAPVEPAK; the protein is encoded by the coding sequence ATGAACACGTCGTCACTCACGCGTACCGCTCAAATAAAAATGAGCAGCTTTATTTTTCTCTACTTCTTTACCTGGTCTTCAAGCTTCGGGCTGTATGCCCTGTGGCTGAGCCAAAAAGTCGGTTTGGACAGCATTACCATCGGTAGCGTTTTTGCCATCAACGGTGTCTTTGCCGTCATGATGAAGCCCGTCTACGGCTACATCATGGACAAAATTGGCATGAGCAAGTGGCTGTTGTACGGTGTTTGCGCCGTATCGGCACTGATGGCTCCGTTCTTTACCTTCGTCTATCAGCCGTTATTACTCTCTCACACCATGGTGGGGATCTTCATTGGTGCAATCTACCTGAGCCTGGGGTGGTATGCCGGTGTGGCCGCGTCCGAATCCTATGCTGACCGCTTTAGCCGCCTGTATGGTCTTGAGTTTGGCCGCATTCGTATGTGGGGCTCGCTTGGCTGGGCAATGGCTGCTTCGGTTTCCGGTTTACTGTTCAACTACACGCCGCTGGCAAACTTCCTCGTCAGTAGTACGACTTCAGTCCTGATGCTGCTGGTGTTGGTTAGCCTCAAGATTGGTGATGAGCAACTGCGTAATAACAACATCATTTCATCGAACAAAATTGTGTTTACCGATGTGCTGATGCTGATGAAGAACAGCAAGTTCTGGATGTTCAGCCTGTATGTCGCGGGTGTGGCATGGATGATGTTTATCGCCGAACAGCAATTCCCACGCTATTTCGTTTCATTCTTTGAAACCAAAGAGCAGGGTAATGCCTGGTACGGTTACCTGAGCACCGTACAGTCCGGCACGGAATTTGTGATGATGATGTTCATCCCGCTGCTGGTAAACCATTACGGCGCCAAAAAAGGCCTGTTGTTCTGCGGCATTGTGGTCGGCGCACGCCTGATTGCTTCTGGCCTGGCAACGGATCCACTGGTTATTTCGATTATCAAACCGTTATACGGTATTGAGATCTCACTGCTGCTTATCTCGGTATTCAAATACATTGCGGAGCATTTCGATAAGAAAATCAACGCCACCATGTATTTGCTGGGTTACCAGGCAATGCTCTACGTCGGCTCTGTGGTTGTGGCGCCGCCAGCAGGCTACCTGTACGACAAAATTGGCTTCGGGAACACCTACTTAATCATGGGAAGCTGTGCCCTGGTATTCACGTTCATCTCTGCTTTCACACTGTCTCGTTGTCAGTCAAAACGCGATGAATCCAGCTTTCTTAAACCCGCTTTAAATTCTGCTCCGGTAGAACCCGCTAAATAA
- a CDS encoding arabinose ABC transporter substrate-binding protein, protein MHKFTKALAALGIAAVMSQSAIAETMKLGFLVKQPEEPWFQTEWKFADKAGKDLGFEVIKIAVPDGEKTLNAIDSLAASGAKGFVICTPDPKLGSAIVAKAKSYDMKVIAVDDQFVTAKGAPMETVPLVMMAATKIGERQGQELYKEMQKRGWDVKESAVMAITADELDTARRRTSGSMDALKAAGFPEKQIYKVPTKSNDIPGAFDAANSMLVQHPEVKHWLIVGMNDNTVLGGVRATEGQGFKAPDVIGVGINGVDAVSELSKAQATGFYGSLLPSPDVHGYKSSEMLYNWVTKGAEPPKFTEVTDVVLITRDNFKEELAKKGLGGK, encoded by the coding sequence ATGCACAAATTTACTAAAGCGCTGGCGGCCCTTGGCATCGCTGCGGTTATGTCACAATCCGCTATTGCAGAAACCATGAAGCTCGGTTTTCTGGTTAAACAGCCAGAAGAACCGTGGTTCCAGACCGAGTGGAAGTTTGCCGATAAAGCGGGGAAAGATCTCGGTTTTGAAGTGATTAAGATTGCGGTTCCAGATGGTGAGAAAACGCTGAACGCCATCGACAGCCTGGCCGCCAGTGGCGCGAAAGGCTTTGTGATTTGCACCCCAGATCCGAAACTCGGCTCCGCGATTGTTGCTAAAGCAAAAAGCTACGACATGAAAGTGATTGCCGTGGATGACCAATTCGTGACCGCCAAAGGTGCGCCGATGGAAACCGTGCCGTTAGTGATGATGGCAGCAACCAAAATCGGTGAACGTCAGGGGCAAGAACTGTACAAAGAGATGCAAAAACGTGGCTGGGACGTGAAAGAGTCAGCGGTCATGGCGATTACAGCGGATGAGCTCGACACGGCACGTCGCCGCACTTCTGGCTCGATGGACGCCCTGAAAGCCGCCGGTTTCCCGGAAAAACAAATCTATAAAGTGCCGACCAAATCTAACGACATCCCTGGGGCATTCGATGCAGCAAACTCAATGCTGGTACAACATCCAGAAGTGAAACACTGGCTGATTGTCGGCATGAATGACAACACCGTACTGGGCGGCGTGCGCGCCACAGAAGGGCAGGGCTTTAAAGCGCCGGATGTGATTGGCGTCGGTATCAACGGTGTTGATGCGGTAAGCGAACTGTCGAAAGCTCAGGCGACCGGTTTCTACGGCTCGCTGCTGCCAAGCCCGGACGTTCACGGTTATAAGAGCAGCGAAATGCTCTACAACTGGGTGACGAAAGGCGCTGAACCACCGAAATTCACCGAAGTGACCGACGTGGTGCTGATCACGCGTGACAACTTTAAAGAAGAGCTGGCGAAAAAAGGCCTCGGCGGTAAGTAA
- a CDS encoding DUF2778 domain-containing protein, with protein MIACELNYNDREPDGALRLKCAGVGMFPVFSGLDAFKDVLEFSRRKNGPIPLGKYWIVDRPKGGVYSRIRQLEKEFRTGNDYDKWFALFKQDSVMDDYTFVDLFQRGNFRLHPLRPDGTGGSDGCITFYNQVDFNTLREALLNTSQRVVGHSGVVAYGEINVIGISRV; from the coding sequence ATGATAGCGTGTGAGTTAAATTATAATGACCGAGAGCCAGATGGAGCATTAAGGTTGAAATGTGCTGGTGTAGGTATGTTCCCTGTTTTCTCCGGACTTGATGCTTTTAAAGATGTGCTCGAATTTTCTCGCAGGAAAAATGGGCCGATCCCATTAGGTAAATATTGGATAGTCGATAGACCTAAAGGTGGAGTATATTCAAGAATCAGGCAATTAGAAAAAGAGTTTAGAACCGGGAATGATTATGACAAATGGTTTGCATTGTTCAAACAAGATAGCGTGATGGATGATTATACATTTGTTGATCTCTTTCAACGAGGAAACTTTAGATTACATCCATTAAGACCCGATGGAACAGGGGGGTCTGATGGCTGCATAACTTTTTATAATCAGGTTGACTTCAATACGCTAAGGGAGGCTTTACTAAATACATCGCAACGGGTCGTTGGTCATTCTGGCGTTGTAGCTTATGGCGAAATTAATGTGATAGGGATTTCTCGTGTGTAA